A window of Daucus carota subsp. sativus chromosome 2, DH1 v3.0, whole genome shotgun sequence genomic DNA:
agagggagggagagagcgagacagagggagagagagagatagagagaggggggagagagagatagagagagggggagagagaggaaTTACCCTGACAGAGATCACCAGGAACACCACACAAAGTAGGAAGCCTCACAGCTTGAGTAACATTAATCCCAAAAGACTTCAACAAGCCAGGAGTATTATAAAGATTACACAAACACGGAAGCTGTTTCGTAACAGCTTCCTTGATCGGATCACAACACGAAGCCGGCGGCTTACTGGTTGCATTCAAATAATCCGCGCATGGCACCAGTCCCGATGCACACGACGGAATATCCTGTCCTTCCGCCGTCATCACTGCCATAACCACCAACAACGCCACCGCCACACCCACCATGTTTTTATTACCAGAACAACCCATTCTAGATTTGTACAAGTAGAGAGACAAGAAATGATAGTGTCTTGAACAAAACTGTGAGTTTATATGTAGAAATAGTAACGTGTGTACAGAGTGAGTAGGTTTTGTTGAAGTGAGCCCGTGAATGAGGTATGTGCTGGCTTATCAGTCCATGTCAATTGTCAAAGTCAAAAAGAATTGCTGGGGAGTATTTTTAGCttgtttttcataaaatttttgttttcgGCTTCCTCCGTCTTTCTTAGTTAtccaatttcttcaaaaaataatcaaatagattatctttttactaaaattaagattttttttcttatttttaaaagagaaa
This region includes:
- the LOC108210217 gene encoding non-specific lipid transfer protein GPI-anchored 7, coding for MGCSGNKNMVGVAVALLVVMAVMTAEGQDIPSCASGLVPCADYLNATSKPPASCCDPIKEAVTKQLPCLCNLYNTPGLLKSFGINVTQAVRLPTLCGVPGDLCQGGKNTSSAAVPASGTPKASDSTPKSSTSTPSDAGRLASIGIFSCILIWASLILH